ACAAAGCCTATGCAATGGGAATTTATTTATTAGATCATCAAATGCAAATATACCTGCATATGCTATCAGTACAATTGCAAAATTCAAATtggatttcattaattaataaattttattattattaaataatttaaatataaattatattgtttgcttaaatatataattaacatttttatataaatacatttttagattaaattaaatttcattaatttaaattaaactaaataattaatgacacgaaattatatttatataaatgaaaaaaatcCAAAAACTTGAAAAATAAGCGGAGAAGCAAAGCTACAAAGGCAGAGACAAGTCATCACGAACAACGCCACCTCCCCCACATTTAACCAGTCTTTCTGTTTTATTCCACTTCCGCACCAAACcctcctctttcttcttcttatttcTCACACCCAAGAGACAAGATCCTATCTTTCTTTCCTCAAATCTCAACCCTGTTCTCTCTATCCCCCGCCTCCACCTCTCCTCCCTTCCCTTCGCCTCTCAATCAGCCACAATGGGCAAGGGTGGATCTCTCAGCGACAGTGTCTTGAAGAAGATCCTTCTCTCCTACACCTATGTTGGCATCTGGATCTTCCTCTCCTTCACTGTCATTGTTTACAACAAGTACATCCTCGACAAGAAGATGTATAATTGGCCTTTTCCCATCTCCCTTACCATGATCCATATGTCCTTCTGTGCCACTCTCGCTTTCCTTCTCATCAAGGTCTTCAAATTCGTTGAACCCGTCACCATGTCTCGGGATCTCTACCTCTCCTCCGTCGTACCCATTGGCGCTCTTTATTCTCTCAGCCTTTGGCTTTCCAATTCTGCCTACATCTACTTGTCTGTTTCCTTTATTCAGATGCTCAAAGCGCTCATGCCGGTCGCCGTCTATTCGATCGGGGTTTTGTTTAAAAGAGAGGGTTTCAAGACCGATACCATGGTCAACATGTTGTCGATCTCATTCGGCGTCGCTATTGCAGCTTATGGGGAAGCAAGATTTGATTCCTGGGGGGTTTTTCTCCAACTGGGAGCTGTTGCTTTTGAGGCCACCAGACTGGTATTGATTCAAATCTTGCTTACATCTAAGGGGATAACACTCAACCCTATTACTTCCCTTTATTACGTCGCGCCTTGCTGTTTAGTTTTCTTGTTTGTGCCTTGGATTTTCGTGGAATACCCTGTTTTGAAGGAGAGTTCGAGCTTTCATTTTGATTTTGTCGTCTTTGGGACCAATTCTTTATGTGCATTCGCCTTGAATCTTGCCGTGTTTTTACTTGTGGGGAAGACTTCCGCTTTGACAATGAATGTGGCTGGTGTGGTCAAGGATTGGTTGTTGATCGCTTTCTCTTGGTCAGTCATCAAGGATACAGTGACCCCAATTAACTTGTTTGGATATGGGCTTGCGTTTTTGGGTGTTGCCTATTACAATCATGCCAAATTGCAGGCATTGAAGGCTAAGGAGGCTCAAAAGAAGGCTCAACAAGCCGATGAGGAGACCGGAAGGTTGTTGGAGGACAGGGAAGGAGAAGGAAGTGGGAAGAGAAGTGAATCACAAAACTAATCTTTTATTTAAAAAGTTAATTTTAGATATAAAATTTGATGGAGGGTATTGGAAATAAGAGCAAATGGAGGCAAGGTAGTACCAGGGTTTGGTATTGGGGGCAAAAGGAATGGAGGGTGTCTCAGTTTTCTTTTGCTCGTTCGGTACTGTTGTTTTTAGGTTCATGTTTGTTATGCTAGTTATGGATGTTAACTATTTTAGGTATCTGAGATTCCTATCTCAGATGCCCTCTATTTTGTTTTtccttctttttccttttttatgtCCCTTTGCTTTTTCTTGCTTTATATTCGCCATATTTGTGTAGGAACATCTTTATTGATGGAGCTTTAGTGCTTATTTATTCATATATTTTCTCATTACTCGTATAGATCTTTCACATTGTTATTTTTCTCCTCTCAGGCTTTGTGTTGCTATATTCTCAATTTGATATGGCTTTGCTTGTGCAAACTTTGGAAGTTCATGTGTTAAATGTTTGAGGAATAAATAAGCCGTGTTCTGAATCAGAATAAAGCCATTGTAGTAAAATGTGAGTTGTAAGTGGAAGAAATTTGCAATATGGAATAATGTTTTTATCGTAGACTACGTGATGAATCGTGAGTTCTTTGACATGCTTGATGATGCGCTTTATTTTCTGAAATCAACATTGTGGTTAAGGCTAGAGATTTGTGCTCTGTTTGCTGATAACCATGTTTTTATTGCCTGCAACTTTGGGTTGGCATGGCATGGgcatttattctcactttactGGGATGATCCCATATATTTCTACCAGATTAGGATTGCAATTTTGCCTTTCTAGTTTATAGTCGTGACATTTTATTGAAACACAGCTTTAACTCATAGCAAAGTGACCAATATCCAACCAGAGTACGACTTATCCTCTTTAGAAGATAAAATGGATTTTTCATTTGATATATTTATCTCTAAAGCCTCAAGCTTTTTGATAAGGAATGTTTGGAGGACTCCTTTCAGTTGGTATGCCGTccgttgttccattggtcatgtatCGGATAATGAATTTTTATCTAGATGAATAGTTAACCAATTTTAAAAGTATCGTGAAGAGGGGATCTGCTATTCATGTTCTTGTTATTGTTCATGTATGTTCTAGGCTTTGATTAAGCAGATGCTAAAGTTGGTGCTCTTGATTCTTGAATGGGGTGAAAGGTCCCTTGCAATGTCAATTTTCAgtcttttttatttttgtttctcCTGGTCCGTTCCAAGAGGACTAGGAAcgagttttttttttcaatgattGACCCAGCACATTTTATTACAGTCTTTTTACTATTTTCTCTCCCTTTTGGGAAAAAGTAAGGAAACGTGGCGTTTGATTTCGTACATGAAAAGACAAGTGGAAAGAAAGAGCGGGCTTAAAGGACTTTCCATGACGGTGCAAGGTGACTCTGGTGATGTCTAAATTCACTTTTCCCCGGCAATGAGTTCACGTTGGTAACGTTTACAACCAGCAACGCGCATTTGTCTTTGAAGCTTATTACTGATTCTCCCAACTGTGAATGTGCTTTAGAAACTTTTTCAGCCTTTTCCCTTATGGAGCTCACTAACTCTTGCTTAAAATGGAGTAGGCCAACACACCAACAGAATAGTACTTGACGACCCAGAGCTACCACCTTGGGTTGGTAGTTTTTCAAGGTTTTTCTACTAAGAAGAAAAGAAGACGCGTTTTTCTTTTTACCCTATACTTCTTTTCTATGATACCAGAGACAAGAGGTTCTTTGTTCGTATTCAGCAATTGTTCTGTCGTTCGTGAATCCCGTTCCTGATATAGAGACAAAATGATCAATCATTTTATCTGATGTCCCTGAGCGGACACAAAATGATCAAATAATTTGCTAGTTGTTACCAACAATGCCCCTTTTGGTACAAGATTACCATGCCAGCGTTACCAGCTTGGAGCGAAGCGCGCTTAAATAGTTAAATGGGCTTTGGAAAATGTGCCTCAACTGATGCACATGATTAGCGATCGAGTTAGATTACATTTCATTGTGCACTGCGTGTTGATCGCTGTTGCTGCCTAATCTAACCTCTGTAGGAAAATAAGAGGAAGAATCAGGTAGTAGTTGTATCCTTCATTGAATTTACTTAAGCTGTACTTAAGTTAATACAATCCTGAGTTATTGTTCTTTGGATTGCGCACAAATTGATAATGCGCCAAATCTATCAAAAAAATATGTTTGTAGCATACCTAATCTATGTAAGAACTCTCCTACAGAAAGTTGAGTTCAAAGGAAGCATAATCATGACTTCCAAACGTTAAGTGCTATCCTAAGTTGCACGCAGAAAATGCTCTTCACTATATATTTACTGGAGCACTCTGCGCGCAGGATATGTACCAGTAAATTGCCATGCCAACAATCACAGTAGTCCACGAAACAATGGTTCTCTTCCTTCCATGTTCCTAACAATTTGATAGCTTCATCAACATTAGCACACTTTGCAAACACGTCAATCTGAGCATTACAAAGCTCAAAATGTCTTTTGAACCCTTTCCTTCTCGATACAAGACTCTACCCACTTCCCTAATTTAAGAGCACCTAAATCTGTGCGGGCAGACAGAAATGAGGCGGTCTGCATTTGCCTGAGCAAACCAATCCCATCAATACACCTCCCTAAACGCTGGAGTGTACTCATTCTATAATTTGCCTCAACTGTCAGATGCTTTCAGAAAAACGGCAGCGTTATTGTAGGCCCATCCACCTTCGTCCAACGTTTAAATTCCCGTCCACCTCATCTATTTCGTCCCAAAACCCTTCAGACTCCTCCATGTGGCTCATTATTGTAGGCCCACGTCACCCTATTTTGACCTCCACAATGCATCAGACAACGTTGCCGCTGCTAAAGTTTGCCAGTTACAGTTGCAGAAAGCCAGAAAACCTTACGACTGGTGAgattgaaaagaagaagaagaagaagaagaaatctgGAACAAAATGAGAAGAGTATCCTCAAATCCTTCGCTTATATCTATCGGGTTTGTTCGACGAAGAATAATctctaataaatctcaaatcaatgtCCTTCGCTTTTCCTCCGATGATCCTTCCCGTCTTTCCCCCCCAACGCCTCCAGGTCCCCCCTCTTACTCTTTATTTATTAGCTGATTGCATACGTATGTGTATTTAAATCGAAATTTGGCTGCTTGACTGCTTCCCCATTTGATCTCCTTTTTATAACCCCTGAGATCGATGTGTTTATCTGTCTGCATTGTATTGTATTATACACAGCTGAACTTGGTGTCAAAATTGGAGGACCACTGTGAGATAGTTCTGATTGGAAGTGAGATTCATTATCGACGTTTTATAGCTCAAAGATCTAAAGACCAGGTGAGGTGCTATGGAGTTATACTTGGATTCCTTGCATTTTCATGTATTCTTTGTTAGTTCATCTGCCTTCCagattttcttcattttagtATCTTTATATTTGTTAGTGGTTTTAATATCTTGACATTCTACGCAATAGAAACAACTGAAATACCcacaatttattttcaaaatttccaATTTCACAGTTTGAttctaaatattattaattttgaagattattttcttttcaaatctTCACTTGTTCAACTATTCTGAGCAAGTTGCAGTCCCATGATGTTTCTCATGGTCATTAAACTTACCGTGTTTCTTTTGGTTGTATACGTCAATTCTAGGTTGCCATTTCTcagatttattttattatattattataaatttcctAATCATGATCTGAGTATAGGGAAATGCCAGTCTCTTAGTACTGAAGCCAAGGCTGACAGATATGATTTATCTCCCATAATTCATCAAATGAAGGGTATTCCTCTTGCAGCTCCCTGGAAAGTCTTTTCAGTGTCCTTTTGTTCTTAGAGTAGTTCCATCAGTTCTTGCAGATCTACTAATCTATTTAAATCGGCTAGATAGAGTCGATAAATGTTATCTGCTTGTTCTTGTGCATTTGTTTCCATCTAGTTGGTTGGAACTAAAATTGCAAATATGCAGGTTCACTATTTTTGGCCATTGGAAAACAGTGTTGTGAaggaatttgagaaaatttggTGTCAGGTCACAGACCACTTGGAAGGAGAAATCAACTCCTGTTACCATTCCGGTTATGTTTGGGAGGTACTTTTCAAACATATTAATCTATTATATGTTTGGTATCCAATTGGAACTAGAAAGTTAAGGTTCTCAAAAGCTGCCATGGAGTGGGAAAGTTCATTTTCCAATATCTATGTTGTCAGCcggtattatattttctttttatgaaatttttaaaaattcttttctCCCCAAATATGTGAACAatgtttttttaattatgtatCTAGTCATGCATATTTAGTTAAAGATATTTGTTTACATTGTACTCTGTTTTCTCATTTTCTTGTTAATAGATAAGTTTTGATGGTATATGAATTTTCTAATCCATATATGTTCGCAATCTAATCTAATATGTCAGTAACATGGCTGAAAGAGACGGAGCACCAGGAATTAGGAAAAAGATGAAAGGATAACCGCAGGCTACAATGAACCTAAGAATCTCAGTATGATATTGTCAAAATTAGTTTCCTGTGAATGAGAGAGATGTGCAAGCATTATGTATCATAAAAGTTCACAAATGGGCAGACtaggtaaaaaatatttttcaaaagacTTGACTGAGAGATGCATTTTGCAAAGTTCCATTGATGGGAAAGAGATTTCTTCACTTTGTTCTCATGGCTTTAGAAGTTGACTTAGTTCTTGGGAAAATCCTTGTCCTATTCTTATCTCAGCGCTGAAAAGTGCAAAACTTTATTTGAAATATTATATGCTTTGTTTATTTTTAGATGGTGGATGATCGACTCTCTTTTTGGCGTATTAAGTTCTTTAACCCCTTTTGGGTGGTGATTATCTTACTGTTGATTATGCAGCGAGGAGTGGCAGATTATATTGCAGTtgtaaaaatttatcaaattgtCTTCTTCATCTCTGATTTTCCAACAATGAGAATGCGAATCCGTGGCAAGGTAACACTTTCTTTTTAATGCTACCTGAACAAATTTACTGTGTATGAGGCCAGTCAGAAAGGAAGGAGAggggagatagagagagagagaggtagaGGAAGGAAGGGAAGAGGCGTTAGACCTGTATGTTCTCTTGGAGCTATGTTAACCCTTTTGGCATTGAAGCTATGTGGCATAATGTTTCCCTTCTCTTTTCACTTCTGCTGGCTCATATGCACACAAAACATTTTACATATGACTATGAAGATGAGCTCATGCATGTAATGTAAGCATTCGCTTTGGATCCTTAATATCTATTGCTGTATAACAGATTTGGAATCTTAATCAAACCATATTGTCAGTTAAGATTCATTATTTCAAATAGATAACAAATTTGTGTCTTTTGCTTTCCAGGCACGTAGATTTATCACCCTCATAGATGAGTCATACAATCATCGTTGCTGCCTGTTTTGTTCTACAGCTACTTCTATTGATGACGCATTTCAAGGAACTGAAGAGGGTACATTGTTTGATTTGGAAGGATAGTTTTTCTTTGTGTTTGTGCTGGCCTTAATTGTTATGTTACAACAGGTTATGATGACACAAGATAATTTATATTCTACCTGTGCATTTGAATCTGCTAGTTCTTTCTTTCAATATTTGCTTTTCAAATTAAGCATATTTGCCATATCCTTCAGCAGTCTCACAATTTTGTTTTTCCTTCTTGCTTAAggttttcttataattttatgaaaatttctgGGGGGTTGTTTGTTATGACTAAGGATGGATAAAATATGAGAGACACTGTAGCCTGCATAAAGGAAAACAGAGGAGAATAGCCTAGATAGATGGTTGATTTGTAACAGATTATGTTAGGAAAGCATGTATAAAATCATATGAGACTTGGAGAATCATCGTCAAATCAATTGACAAAGAATTTCGTTCTCTCTCCCTCCTCTTCTCTGCTCCTTGCTTCTTTCTCtcctttctttctcattttccctCTATTTCTGGCTGCCCAAACACCTCAGTATCCCAGTGCTGAACATTGTTATTATTGAATATGTTATTAGTatgcaacatatatatatatatgtttcttGAATATTCAGGCGTTGCCCTGGCTCCAGGAGTTCCATGATATTGCAGTCTGTCATGCAAGGCTCTGATTTAGTTAGTCAGTGCAAGCTAATGGTTTCTCTCATCAACCACACTAGATTTACAGTCTGAGTCATGGATCCAATTTAGTTATGGAGACTGATCACCCTTCAAACAAGGAGGGTGAAGGAGTATAGACAGTATGTAAGAGCTAATATAAAAACATTAATTATTTCTTTGAATGAGGGCTACTCTCTTTATCACAAGGTCATATCAACAGAAATATCATACTTTTTTTTCCTTGAGAGATGTTTTCATAATTACAAGAGCATGTCTACTTTTTGGTGTCCAGTTTCCAATTTGAAACAGAGACAGAAGGTGGAAGAAACATCTTAGCTGAAGGCACTGTGGGCTCTGGAGGTGCACCAACCAGCATAGTTTCCATGCTATCTGGTCAAGAAGAGATGTTTGCCTTCCACCGAGAAGTAAGCAGTATTCCAACCATATTTTGGATATTACTatgtaaattttgaataaatattatttgTGATGTCTATTTATTTAGGATTGTGAGGAATCATTCACTACATATCCTGCTGTTATGCATTAAAGTAGAAAAGAAATAGTTTCAAGTTATTAAAAAACAAGCTGTCTCCATAGGCTTCGTGCTTTATGCGTGCACCTTTATACCTGGAAGGAGTTACTTCATCCTTATTTCCAAAAGCATGCAACTCCAAGGGTTTGGAAATAATCAAACCATTTTACAAACTCAAGCATCACCATGAATGGTAAATTATTGTACTTACAGCTAGATTGATATGATATTTATGCCTCTTATATTCAGTTCATTGATTTTTTTCCCCTTTTGTTTCTTTTATCCTGCTAAACACTCAGGAGTAAAGATACATCTAGTAACATTAAGGTAATGTAACTCAAATTGAAGcctttcactgtgccttggtacTTTTTGTATAGTTTTGATCTTGGAAACTCGCTATTTTGATAATGAGCTTTAACATTTCTGTGTGAACCAGAATTCAGTTTCTATGGATCGGAGACTTTGTTTATGAAGAAATTTGAGGGGAAAAGTACTTCGTAAATTTAGGTTACCTTAACTCATAATTTTTATTAGAACTATATGAAGGAATGTGAGAGAGAACCAGCAAGATTTCAAAGCTAACTATTAGTCGTGGTCTTAAGGAATTTGAATTTATTCATCAGAATAGTACGGGAAAAAGAAAAATCTCATACACTGAGTACTTTTATTTCATTGAACTATACAAGGCTATAACCATTTGGCCAGTGACCTCCTCATCCTTTACTATTCTCAGTGAGCTACTGCAAATCCCATCAAATCCTGGGAACAGAAAATATAATGGTCATTTATGGGTCAgatatttgtgtgtgtgtgtgtgtgtttctgAAATCTGTTGGATGAGTAGCATAGTTTAAAGATGATTACTGTATGTACTCGACATTGATTTTGGCAGTGGGGATTCTTGAGACAGCGTCAAAGGCTTTGTTGGAGAGCATCAGTGTGGCTGGGCATGGATTATCACGACAAAAATCCACCACCTCTACAACTATGGATCCACCCTTACATGCTCTTTTGGGGCCGCTGATGCACCGCATCTGGTATTTCCGACCACAAGCAGCTCCGTTGTCCCATAAGCCATCACTGGCTGCAAGAAAATATCCGCCTTGGGGGAACTGATCTTGGTCGTAACCGTTGCATTTCGTTGCTTCATTAGTACAGTATAACACAAGAAAGAGAATCAGACGAGTTTACTTTGTAATCTTGTACTGGATGATGAATGATGGGAAAGCAAAACTGCTCATAATTAGTAATAAAGTTGGTCCTCGAAGAACATTTTGATTCAATCTTTTACTTGTTTATAAcaagtaatttaatttatttagtagATTTCAATCATTATTAACTTTGATTGTTAGTCTTTCTCTCTAAATAGTCTAGAGAGAGAATTCTCTCCACTTTTGGTTTTCTTCTAGGAGCTCAAGGTCTCCGTTCCTCGGCCTTCAACGAGGCTTCCCTTGCCCCTTTCGGGCGGGAGGAACTCCCTTTTGGGCTGTTGTGGGTCATCATCTCCCCACCACCAGGTAGGATGTAAATACGGTTTTTTGGTTGTGGTTGGATAGGTTTTCGAATTATGAGCTAAAAGAGAGGGTGGTTTTGCTGAGAGGTCTGAGTTGGAAGGTTTGGCTTATGTTGGTTTTCTAACAGTTGCAGGAGGTTATGCATTTCTAGGGTTGATGCTATCTCTGGGGTTTTTAACCGGATTATGTCCACCTGTAATGTTGTGAAATCTGCCATCTTCATCTTCTGCAGACACATGTGTTGACTACGATGGTTGTTTGGTTCTGCGATTCAACCTTGGCCTTTGGAGCTTCTTCGTTTCTGTCTGCTTAGCCTAGTTTTGGCACTTTTGATGGCGGACAACTGGATGGGTGAGCTCTTTGTGGACTAATCAGGCCCTTTGGCCTTGCATATGGCAGAGGACCCCATCCATGTGCTTCCTGTTGTGGTTCATACCCTCTTTCGGGGGCGCTGCAACACACGGCTATTGGTGCTGCTTTGTTGGTCAGGTTTGCCCGAATTGTCTAGGATTTTGTTTATGGGTTTTAGGCCTTCTTGTGTTTGAGTTTGGGTGTTGTATTGGACTAGGTTTTCTTCTTTGTAATATCTCGGGCTAAGAGCTGTGTAACGCCAATTTTAACCTACAATAtgctatataataataataatgataaagcAAATTTAATCGTAGAAAGTATTAGCAAACTTGCTTAACATATATAATGCATGCTAAAGTACTTgtgaaaattgataaatgatttttttttttaatttactctAATATCAATGTTGTTTGGCCAGTGTTCGGTCTGAACTGGACCAGTTTCGGGCTGGAATCAGAGGTTTAGGACCAATGGATGAATTGAAATTGGATTAGTTGGCCACATGGttttgattcgattcaattttgatCTTGATTTTGGTTTTCAGTGGTTTCAAAAACGGTTTTGTTCATGCAGTACCTATAGGGGTGAGCAAACTGAACCAAACCAAATTTCTTACTATTtgaatttttaactaattttaaaaATAGTAATTAAACTGAATCGAAATCATAAGAAAATTGAACCTAActtgaataaaaaaaatatttaattggttATTAGTTATGactgaattaataaaaaaaaatataatatatatttatgttattaattaattaagatatatttataatatttttctttataaaaatgataattataatttattattattaaaagaataattaaaaatattaataaaattataattaacaaATTCAGTTATTTCAATTAATTTGATTATCAAATTAAAGGCTATCAAGCCGATAGCAAAAATCTTTTAGTATTActaactaaaaattgaattgaaccgattttaactaaactaattaaattttatcaatttgttTTGATTATACAATTATAACTAAATAGTACACACCCCTAACTCCCTCTAAAGTCACCTCCTACttgttaaaatatatatattgaaCCAAGCAGGAAATTGTGGTTCAAACCTTTCGTTTCAATCCGATTTCAATTCAGAACCTCAAGAAGGGGCCTTTAACTAACCCCTATAATCCGGTTTAGGATTGATTCGGCTCACTAAACCGTTGACTTAGGCTGCTTTTGAATTCAACCTAAGTCATTCTAGAGTTGGATTCAAAAGCCGAACCAATTCCTGACCAGGACTATCAATATCATTAGCTTATAGCTGATTGGTAATTAGCAAGCTATAGAATAAAGAATGCAATGGAAGCTACATACGCAGATAAGGAGGATCATAAGACTTGGCCGTCCCGACGTCTCCTAAAGTTGCTGGAAACTCAAAGCACAAGAATAACAGGAAGAGGCTGAAGGTTAAGGCTGTGGTGAATGACCTCATTTTGGTGATTGGAGCTTGGACCACTTTTATTCTTGAGCATCACCTGGATTTGCTGTCATGTATTTATACTAGTTCTGGATCAAAGCATACACGAGCATGGATTGGGGTTCCATATGTATAAATATTCTGCACTTGAAAagtaattttcttaattaaaatgcTCAAGATTTTCTAGAACCGATAAGTGTATCCGTTAATGTGTTTTAATGGAGCTTGAAAATGATATGTTGATACTGTGAAGCATGCGTGGTATCTTTGACCTA
The sequence above is a segment of the Hevea brasiliensis isolate MT/VB/25A 57/8 chromosome 11, ASM3005281v1, whole genome shotgun sequence genome. Coding sequences within it:
- the LOC110657874 gene encoding uncharacterized protein LOC110657874, producing the protein MSFAFPPMILPVFPPQRLQLNLVSKLEDHCEIVLIGSEIHYRRFIAQRSKDQVHYFWPLENSVVKEFEKIWCQVTDHLEGEINSCYHSGYVWERGVADYIAVVKIYQIVFFISDFPTMRMRIRGKARRFITLIDESYNHRCCLFCSTATSIDDAFQGTEEVSNLKQRQKVEETS
- the LOC110657873 gene encoding probable sugar phosphate/phosphate translocator At5g25400, producing MGKGGSLSDSVLKKILLSYTYVGIWIFLSFTVIVYNKYILDKKMYNWPFPISLTMIHMSFCATLAFLLIKVFKFVEPVTMSRDLYLSSVVPIGALYSLSLWLSNSAYIYLSVSFIQMLKALMPVAVYSIGVLFKREGFKTDTMVNMLSISFGVAIAAYGEARFDSWGVFLQLGAVAFEATRLVLIQILLTSKGITLNPITSLYYVAPCCLVFLFVPWIFVEYPVLKESSSFHFDFVVFGTNSLCAFALNLAVFLLVGKTSALTMNVAGVVKDWLLIAFSWSVIKDTVTPINLFGYGLAFLGVAYYNHAKLQALKAKEAQKKAQQADEETGRLLEDREGEGSGKRSESQN
- the LOC110657951 gene encoding EG45-like domain containing protein; the encoded protein is TRLILFLVLYCTNEATKCNGYDQDQFPQGGYFLAASDGLWDNGAACGRKYQMRCISGPKRACKGGSIVVEVVDFCRDNPCPATLMLSNKAFDAVSRIPTAKINVEYIQI